Proteins from a single region of Streptomyces canus:
- a CDS encoding LysR family transcriptional regulator, with amino-acid sequence MDLLQLRYFQAVARYEHISRAAEELHVAQPALSRTIARLEADLGTPLFDRRGRRVRLNQYGAVFLRHVDRALRELDDGRRALRDARDTGVGRVGVACETLLTITPLLGGFRAAHPRADVRLFQSNAREMSRQLRAGEVDFCVASQPLTGTGLECVELAREEVLLAVPRGHRLEGRESVTIPEIADEPFVTTRPGHWQRALLDRLFAAEGLTPRLSCEGDEPAASQDMISVGLGIGLIPAMSRQARTETSVPVAWVHLDAPDCHRVLTLVQSRDAYLSEVALKFREFIIGRPFMAHRPPGPRPEPSLPPAQ; translated from the coding sequence GTGGATCTCCTGCAGTTGCGCTACTTCCAGGCCGTCGCCCGCTACGAGCACATCAGCCGCGCCGCGGAGGAGCTGCACGTCGCCCAGCCCGCGCTCAGCCGCACCATCGCCCGCCTGGAGGCCGACCTCGGCACCCCGCTCTTCGACCGGCGGGGCCGCCGCGTCCGGCTGAACCAGTACGGCGCGGTGTTCCTGCGCCACGTCGACCGTGCCCTGCGCGAACTCGACGACGGCCGCCGAGCGCTGCGCGACGCCCGTGACACGGGGGTCGGCCGGGTCGGCGTCGCCTGCGAGACCCTCCTGACGATCACCCCTCTCCTCGGCGGTTTCCGCGCCGCTCATCCCCGGGCCGACGTGCGGCTCTTCCAGTCGAACGCACGTGAGATGAGCCGCCAGCTGCGCGCCGGCGAGGTCGACTTCTGCGTCGCCTCGCAGCCACTGACCGGCACGGGTCTGGAGTGCGTGGAGCTCGCCCGGGAAGAGGTGCTGCTCGCGGTGCCGCGCGGGCACCGGCTCGAAGGCCGGGAGAGCGTGACGATCCCCGAGATCGCCGACGAGCCCTTCGTCACCACCCGGCCCGGCCACTGGCAGCGCGCCCTCCTCGACCGGCTGTTCGCGGCCGAGGGTCTCACCCCCCGGCTGTCCTGCGAGGGTGACGAACCGGCCGCCAGCCAGGACATGATCAGCGTGGGGCTCGGCATCGGCCTCATCCCCGCGATGTCCCGCCAGGCCCGTACGGAGACGAGCGTCCCGGTCGCCTGGGTCCACCTGGACGCGCCCGACTGCCACCGGGTGCTCACGCTCGTGCAGAGCCGCGACGCCTACCTGTCCGAAGTGGCGCTGAAATTCAGAGAGTTCATCATCGGCAGGCCCTTCATGGCACACC